The following nucleotide sequence is from Thermoanaerobaculia bacterium.
GGGGAGCTGCGTCGGGCCGACCTCCGACGCGTCGCGGAGCCGCGTGACCCCGTCGTTGACGAACCAGTAGCGGAACGCGTGCTTCGGAAGCTGTTCGCGGGAAAGGTAGTCGTACTGCTTGAGGACCCGCGTCAGGAAGTAGGCGGAGATCTCGACGGTCGATTCGCCGACCTTCCAGTCGAACTTCTCGGCCTTTTCGACGACGAGGACGCGCAGCTCGGGCCGCCGCCGCTTGAGGAGGATTGCGGTCGAGGCGCCCGAAACGGCCCCCCCGATGATCGCGACGTCGAAGGCTTCCATCCGTTCCATCGGGGGAGCTTATCGCGGCTGGCGGGAGCGGTGAAAAAGGACGGAAATCCGGACAGGGGAGGGGGAAGATTCGGCGGCACCGGATTGTTTCCCTGACGTGCCCACGATCAAGCGCCGGATATTTCCGCTCCTCGCCGTCGTCCTGGCGTCGTTCGTCCCCGCGTTCGCGTCACCGCTGTCGGCCCGTCCGGAGAGCTGGGCGGTGGCCGTGCCGGCGAAGGGCGTGGAGAACTTCTATCGCGTGGAGCCGGATCTCTATCGCAGCGCGCGGCCTGGGAGCGACGGGTTCCGCGAGCTCCAGGCGCTCGGGGTCAAGACGGTTCTCGACGTCGAATCTCCCGGAGACGAGATGCTGGCGCGCGGAATGTCGCTCAAGCTCGTCCACGTCCCGATGACCGCGTTCGGACTTCGCGACGATCTCGTTCTCCGGGCGCTCCGCATCATGGCCGACCCCGCGAATCGCCCGGTCGTCGTTCACTGCCATCTGGGGGCGGATCGGACCGGCGCGCTCGTCGCTCTCTACCGCGTCGTCGTGCAGGGGTGGAGCAAGGCGGACGCGATCCGGGAGATGGACGACGGCGGGTATCACCACTCGTCCTGGTGGCGGAATCTC
It contains:
- a CDS encoding tyrosine-protein phosphatase; protein product: MPTIKRRIFPLLAVVLASFVPAFASPLSARPESWAVAVPAKGVENFYRVEPDLYRSARPGSDGFRELQALGVKTVLDVESPGDEMLARGMSLKLVHVPMTAFGLRDDLVLRALRIMADPANRPVVVHCHLGADRTGALVALYRVVVQGWSKADAIREMDDGGYHHSSWWRNLDRYVAAANVDALRKELGIARPGATLLAALGKSGPEGAAIVVTAATAPAPGVSSSRADSVPAASSQAAEAPESSGIAAPATLKPGEKSASNPARDRR
- a CDS encoding tryptophan 7-halogenase, giving the protein MERMEAFDVAIIGGAVSGASTAILLKRRRPELRVLVVEKAEKFDWKVGESTVEISAYFLTRVLKQYDYLSREQLPKHAFRYWFVNDGVTRLRDASEVGPTQLP